In Hemicordylus capensis ecotype Gifberg chromosome 4, rHemCap1.1.pri, whole genome shotgun sequence, the genomic window CAACAGACAGGAACATAGTTTTATACCAGAATGTACATTTTGGATAATTATTAGTTTGATACAAAACAAGTCTTGATTGCTCCAGACCAGTCAATCTTGGAATTACTCCAATAAAGCACAATGCAAAgatctccattttctctctcaagATTTAGTTTCTTAGCTGCCTTTTCCTCTTGAGCTACTCAGGCATCTGCCGGCAGCAAAAAGGTAGTTGCTACTGTTACTGTGTACAGCTGTTACGTACTCAGGCTATTCTGAACACAATGACCACAAGAAGCTCCTCCAGTTAAGGATAAGAATCTGAAGTGCCTCTGAAAACACTTGTTTCAGGGATCAATGGCCTGGTTCCAGTTTAGGGCTCATACAAATACTTTCGGCCAACCTAAAACAAAAATCTACATCCTGAGCTTGTTTAATAGCACTTGGAAATTAGCTCTGAATATTTCTGAAAAACAATTTCAATAACCTACTAATATAACAGACCAATAGCCGCTTTCTTTGTGGAACATCACTCTGACCCCACTAGTTTTGACAAATTACAGGGGGTTATGGCTCTTCCAAGTCATTAATCCTAGTGTACTAGTTTGCTAATTTTAGTCTGAAGCCTGGGGTCCAATCTTATTTTGTTGTATCAGTTTCAGGCACCCATATGTGGAAGGTCAATTTTAAGTTTCCACCCATGTTCATTCTGATTGATACAGGCCCGTTTGGCAAAGCAAAGGCTACTAGTGGCTGGAATGGATACCTATGACAACCTAAAATCAACCACTTTTTCTTAGTTAacttgtggttagagtgctgaactaggaccgggaagactctagttcaaatccccattcagccatgatacttgctgggtgactctcggccagtcattgctctctctctcaacataatctatttcacagggatgttgtgaggagaaacttatctaccccactctgggctccttggaggaagagtggaatataaacgATAGTGGATTTTGTGGAACTTGAGGGcagatctatcaatgactactagtctggtggctgtgggccaccttcagcctcagaggcacaatgcctcccaGTAcaagttgctggggagcaacagtaggaaagagggcatgccctcacctctttccagtggactccccagaggcatctgttgggccactgcatgaaacaggatgctggactagatgggccttgggcctgagccagcagggctgttcttatcagcTGAAGATGATAAGACACTTGTTTTCAGTTCTGAGGCAAGATGCACCAAGGAGTCTATATCCAAGAGAATAAAGCAGCATATCTTTGATAACTGCACACTGTCGAAAGCATAGCAACAATGCTACAAGATTTCCTAGACTTCCATGTACATTGGCTTTCTTGTTAAAACCCGAACAGCTTGCACTCCCATTGCACTTGTGAATGCTTATTGTGCATGATTTTTATCATGGCCACTGACCTCTGCATTCAACAAAAAATGTATATTAGTCTTTAAGACCCTGAACACCTTGGACACAAACTACTGTATCCTCTGTGCACAAAATCTGTAGAAACATTCACTTGTGGCATAGGGAGGTTATGTACGGATCTTTGAGATGTATCCAAAACCTTTTGTATCTAGATCTTTTTGCAGTAGCCAAGGTTAAGCTGGTAATAAGTGAGTTTCAACTAGAATACTTATTTTGCTTGCGGGCAAATCAGTATAATGCTGTTTATATATTGAATTTGCTTGCTTTTTTCAAGTATCTTCTTACTTTGAAATGCCTCCAAATGCAAAGCTAATACTAAATCAAAAAATGTCCCATTGTATTCAATGAAACTTTTGATCCCTTCAAATAACCCCATATTGAGCACATTCAGTAGTTTTTCCCATTTTGGTTACCCACAAACTATTTTCTTTTAATCTTATTCTTAATGACTGAAGAAAGCTTCATTCAAATTCTGTGTTCTTAACTTTCCTTCTCAGTGCCTTTTCCAGAGGTTTTTACTGATCTTTTGTATAAAGCTATGGAGTTATTACTGTTCCATTTAAAAAGGCTTAACAATCTCAACCACTAGCAGCGAACCATCTAATAGAATATTACTTCCTTAGTAGACTCATTTCAGATTCCAGAATTTTGCATGTCTCAACAACTCAAAATAATTATGGTTTTAAGATACCTGAACTTCAGGTAACATAAGCAAAGATCAAGTAAATTGTGATAAAGTAATTTCATCTTTGATGTACAATCTGATTGTACTAGAGCCAATGTATAGCCACTAAACGATAATGTGAACATGGACCCCACTGACTTCAGTAAAAGTTACCAAGCTGTGCTCTCTGCTTTCAGTGGGATTTTGACTGACCATGTGCTAAATTTTGCTTTTTCTTTAACTTGAAGCCTGTATAACTTACTTTCTTCCAATGTACCCATTTACTCAAATTACCATACCACTTCAAACTTCTGATAAAGTGGGCTCTAGCTTATGAACACTCATGCCAACAATAGATTTGTAACCAGTTTTATTACATAAAATTAAAAGTTCTGCAGAATTTACTTCTCACTGGTTTGCTCTGGCATGCTTCTAATGATATCAGAATCACCTGTTGaaagaaaaaaaacattttagcaaAGAGGTTGGCACAAACAAGTTATTCACATGCAGATGCTTAAATCTGCCAAATTAAAGAACTTGCTATACTACAGCAGTCATCCTTTTGCACATGTTTCCATACATTAGAGGACATTTTGAGGCTTCAAGTTCCCACATATTGTTTCAGATGTTAGGCTATATATACTGAGAAATAAAATCTGCAAATGTCACTTGCAGTTAAAACCAGAACTAGGGAGAAACACTAGCCCTGGGGACACACTGCATAGTGTTAATATAGCGAATGTCTAGCCTGCCCTGATCACAAGACTATCAGGACAGCGAGAAAATTCGCAGTGTTTTTGACATTCAAGTTAGAGTATAAACTTCCACTGTGTAAGAGTAGGAGAGTAATGCTTGAAAAAGGGTTGCCAGTTTTAAAAGTTCAATTTGTAACAGATTTACATGGCAAGCACATGAAATTCTTAATAGACATGGTGTTAAGGCTAATGTTGTATGCACAGCACCTAAGGCACTGAAACATCATCTACTTACATCCCAACTATATGATAATAAATGTGAGGGTAAGGATTGTTCCATCTGCGAGGATAAGCAGTGGTGTAAAGTGAATGGGAAGTGTATATTATAGAATGTGTGGAATGTGCAGTGTTTATATTGGGGAAACAGGAAAGCCACTAATGAAAAGATATAAAGAGCATTTGGAATGTGCAGCACAATAAAAACCAAACTAAACCGTGGGTGATGTACTTGAGAGGAAAACATCAAGGGGAGTAACACAAACATAAGTGTCAATACTGGCAGTTGAGGGGAATTTAATGATATGTAAGATTAAAGAAGCAATGTTTATACAGCAGTTGCAACCAAATATTAATGTAAAGGAAGAGAATAAAGCAGCCATGAGATATACTGGTCACTGAAAAGGTTTGCTTgttttcttctccccccgcccccaccctcaTTTGTTTCTACTTTTGGTTTGGCTGCTGTATTTAAGGCTTGAAGTTTTACCAGCTGGTATGCTGAAAGGAGCACTGATGGTGTTTTATACCGAAATGTTTGCTTTGCTTACATGGCTTTAAGTTTGTAAGTTTATTTTAACATCCTgtttttatgcattaaagaggtggTTTGGTAGCTTTTGTGAAGTGTTGTCAGGTGCATTTCATCACCGTTATATCATTTTAtcccaactgcaatagccttAGTAGTATACAGTAGTTTCTGACTAGTGCTACTTCTGGGCAGCAAGATATGCTATTGATGaacttgacattttaaaaatcctttggAGGTGGGGGAAATTACATGCCAAGGCCCCCTGTAGATTTCCTAATCACCCAATTCCACAGAATTCTATAGACCTGACACTAGCTTCAGTGTTTCTGCTTTGAGAATCTCGTCTGACCAGGCTGTCCTTATTCTAGTTAACGTTTTTAAAATCAATATGGACTGTCTAAGAGATTTGAGACATGCACAATGAAAACCAACTGTCATATGGACACATCTGATCAGACTGCCATCAATCGTTACTGGCAAgtgagttattttaaaaaacacagaatatTGATTAACTGCTGCCTAAAATTACATTTCCAGAAGTTACAGCGCCAATTCTAGAGTGCTGCATGAGCTCAGACTTCATTCTATAGATGATATAAAATGatggtaaaaagtaaagtgtgccatcaagtcaattttgactctcggtgcccacagagccctatgattttctctggcagaatacaggaggggtttaccattgccatctcccttgcagtatgagatgacgcctttcagcattttcctatatcgctgctgcctcatAATAGTACCAGGGGGATTAGAaccatcaaccttctgcttgttagtcaagcatttccctgctgcgccacaagGTGTGTTATCAAAGCTAAACCACATTCAAGAACTGTACTATATTATTATTGCTGCAAAGAAACTGCATTCTGTATGGAAATGCTCAAGAACAAAATTCTGGAAGGCCACCTAGTGCAAGGACCAGGATAGAAAAAACAACTTCAGAATCTTAACCATATCCAAAGATTTTGTGGATTCAAATACAGCATACATACCTGGGTCAATGATGGCCAGTGTACATACTCTGTAGTACTTGCCACAAGCTGTACCCAATTCAATATTGTTGCCACTGTAGTGGTGCACACCAGTTTTGGCCAACATAGCATAGTACTCTATTTCTGATTTCCTGATGATTTAAACAGATGAAGAAATACATGCTTAAATTTATCAATTTTAATTTCTACTTGAAATTTAGCTTTGTGcatcaaaactaaataaatttaCTTGAACAGAAGActcaatttaagatgacccactTAAAAACAGATATAGaaattatacctgtatttacccaaaaggaagagtactctgaatttaagacaaccctctgatttctaacatcaaactACTTGGAAAAAGCCTGGTCTTGGATCCAGATAACTACAGTATCTTCCTGCCACTTGGTGGAAGGGCCGTAAAGATTTATGCCTGCAATTTTTGAGACCGCAATCCTCTAATGTACACCTAAATTCTACCAGCCTAGATGAGAAGACAAGCAGTTATAAAGATTCTTATGGAAAACAACGTCTCTTTCACACAGGATAAATGAACTCTACCTTTGGTATGGAACACCTTTTCTGTTTTCTACATTTGTAACACACCAATGTAATTCTTCCACTAAATGACTGACGATCATGAAGTCCAATCATTCTTCTGCTGTATTTCTTGCTCAGAAACTTCGCTTGATTTTACTTCAAACTACTGCAGCACACATACCTTTTCTTTCCAGTCTTCGAGAATGTCACTAACTtggcaaactgcatgcttgattcCCAAAGCTGTGAGCAAGGGAAGTAGTGCCCAAGCTGTAAGCATCAAGTACAGCTTCCTCACAATATAGAATACAGGGCCAAAAAGAGATGGTGAACACTAGCTCTGAGCACTCAGGTGTGATGAgggaactctccccccccccccccgctcacctaCAACACACTACTAGAGAATAAAATGGCATCTCCTGCCATATTGCATTCCCTGGTGCTTTGGACTGTGCCTTTGACAGTGAAGGGGGGACTTCTTTCATAAAATCTTTGAACCCTGCCAGGAAAGATCTAACATATTGAATCATGTATGATAATCACAAGAACCTTAGTGTAATTAATGATTAATTTCATTGGGTTTCTAATGAAACCTCAGCAAGAAAGAGGAGTCCTTCCATTAACTCAACCAGAATGAAGCATTCCCTGCACACTGGGAAGTGAGTTTGGAAAGAAAAAGTGTGACTTGTGAAGATCTTATGTACATCCCTATCATATTCTCCCAAGTAGTCtcccaagcaagatggaggtgctcattgtgggggctcagaatctgaggggtgagttagatcttcctgtgctggatggggttacactcccccagaaggagcaggtgcgcagcttgggagtactcctggacccaggcctcaccctggtatctcaggtggaggccatggccaggagtgcttctatcagcttcggctgattcgacagctgcgcccattccttgaagaggatgacctcaaaataatggtgcatcagctggtaacctcccggcttgactattgcaatgcgctctacgtggggctgcctttgtacgtagtctggaagcttcagttagttcagaatgtggcagccaggttggtctctggggcaacccagagagaccatatgatgcctgttttgaaccagtaaacactggctgccgatatctttccaggcaaaatacaaaatgctggttattacctttaaagccctgaacagcttgggttagatatatcttagagagtgctttcttctacatgatccccacctcacgttaaggtcatctgaggaggtggtctccagttaccaccggttcatttggtggcaactcagagccttctctgtagctgctcccgggctgtggaatgcactcccagcagcaattccaaatcttaattccttactgaccttcaagggagcccttaaaacccatctgtttggcctggcctttcagttttttttaaattagttttaattgttttatgctaacctggttttcagggttttaattattctgatagtttaattgtttttaaagatgttttaattgttataatatatttcttttttaatagttattggttttaatggtttctgttttaattgtaaaccaacctgagcaatttcagaagggcagtataaaaatcgaatgaataaataaataaataaatattggctggAATCATTGATAAACACTTTCACTAGGTCTGGGTTTGATTCCCAGAATTGCTGCCGAACCCTTGCCTTTGTATAATACATGCTACTGATCTTGCTACCAAGAATCTGTGATAGGGCAAAAAATTATGGCCTGTTTCTAACCTGGATTTGCCAAGACTATAAATTTGCTATACATCATTTGGAGCTACTCTATCAATCCATCAATTTACTTATATAATGAGAGGCAGGACAATATTAAAAGTATCATTCCAACAAGAAACTTAGGTATTTTAAATGTAATCAGCGAAGCATATCAATTATTTATAAAAAGCCTATTTCCAGTAGATGCATACATACCTCAGAGCAGGACAGTTGTTGGCTAGGATGACCAACTTGGCTTTGCCCTGCCGGATCATTTTCAGAGTCTGCTTGTATCCAAGTACATATTTGCCACTTTTCATAACCAGCTGAAGTCTAGAATTTATGGACTCAAGGGACTTTTTCTGTAAGAAAATGTGGAGATGTACTAACTTCCAAATTATTTCACCATTATCCAGTGCAGATATGATATGAAATGTAATCTTAGCCAAACCATTTGACATTCCTGTACTGGTCTCACTCAGCTTCTTGAAGCAGAGACCTCTCCTCTTTGCAAGACACTATGCACACAGCTACCCATGTGAGTTATCATTATGCTTATAAATCATCTTCTGCAAAGACAGAATAAAAGACTTATGACTCACCATACACCTAAGACCAAGGTTCCATGTTTGTCATTGACATAACATCTCTATTAAGCAGAATTATTAAAAAATTCTCCTTCTCAAATTGATAACTGAAGCCATGAGGTAGTCTATACATGGGTAGTATCTAAATAAAAACCACCTCTACCACCCCACAAAACAATCATTGCCAATCCTTATTAAAAGAAAGAGACCAATGCTCCctttaaggtgtgtgcatgtgtacacgctcacatgttttttgatgtccactcagtcaattttagatcccacttaaGGCTGAATCAGGAAAGTCCTACActgaatgtatgtgcacacacactgctttgacaCTATCAtcaaaaacaaaactcattctgcacacatgaAAAAAAGTAAAGAGAACGCTGAAAGAAACTTCTACATTTTTTAGCTTTAGCCAACAACTTTGGTATAAAAAAAGAAAGTCCTGCAAAGTGTCTGGTTCTATGGAATGACAAAATGGGTAACCTTTGCTAAAGCTGGATTTCCAACAATGCCTGGGGAGCCACTGTTTGGCTCTCCTGATCCTGCTAATCATCATCACCCCAGTCTTTACAGTGTGCAATAGAAGTTTCCAAGCACAGGCTGCCGCCTACTGAAACTTAGAAACTGATTAATAGAAAATTGAGGATAAACAGAggaaaggactttttcacacaaccctaGTTAGTCTATGAAATTCATCATGAAGGAATGTAGTGCTCGCCACAGGCTTAGatcattttgaaaaggcatcaaACATGCACATAGAGAAGAAGTCTACCACTGGCTATTACCCACATGTGAAACCTccacgttcagaggcagtatTTACATATAAAAAGCATTCTCAGCAGAATGAGTACCTACCAGATTAGAAGCAAAACAAGATCACTCCAAAATAAGGCAGCGGTTTCTACACATTCAGGAGAGTGATTTGCTATGCAGAAGTACTGCATTTGATGATTAAAGTAAACCCAAAAACCCTAGAGCCCAAGAGGATTGACT contains:
- the RPL30 gene encoding 60S ribosomal protein L30, encoding MVAAKKTKKSLESINSRLQLVMKSGKYVLGYKQTLKMIRQGKAKLVILANNCPALRKSEIEYYAMLAKTGVHHYSGNNIELGTACGKYYRVCTLAIIDPGDSDIIRSMPEQTSEK